A genomic stretch from Rhinatrema bivittatum chromosome 9, aRhiBiv1.1, whole genome shotgun sequence includes:
- the LOC115099342 gene encoding potassium voltage-gated channel subfamily E member 4-like translates to MNQTNITGPSLAAGSVPEQQNPANSTQDSNDYFYILIVMSFYGIFLTGIMLGYMKSKRKEKNNNLLLFYKDEEKGWDESTKFLPTVFGRRSAPMPMMLNVLQERMGPALSCAICSMEASSVSSDSSSPDVHFTIQEEVLDGDVGDGSDLLNDSGEGSSANINPTS, encoded by the coding sequence ATGAACCAAACAAACATAACAGGACCCAGTCTTGCTGCAGGCTCAGTCCCTGAGCAACAGAATCCTGCAAATAGCACTCAGGACAGCAATGACTACTTTTACATATTAATTGTCATGTCGTTCTATGGAATCTTCCTAACCGGAATCATGCTGGGTTACATGAAATccaagaggaaagaaaagaacaACAATCTCCTTCTCTTTTATAAGGATGAAGAGAAGGGTTGGGATGAGAGCACAAAATTTCTTCCAACTGTATTTGGTCGGAGATCTGCCCCGATGCCCATGATGTTAAATGTTCTACAAGAAAGAATGGGGCCAGCTCTGTCCTGTGCCATCTGCTCCATGGAAGCCAGCAGTGTGAGCTCCGATTCTTCTTCTCCAGATGTTCATTTTACCATCCAAGAGGAAGTGCTCGATGGTGACGTAGGAGATGGATCAGATCTCCTCAATGACAGCGGTGAAGGGTCCTCGGCTAACATCAATCCGACCTCCTAG